A single window of Leptospiraceae bacterium DNA harbors:
- a CDS encoding Ig-like domain-containing protein — protein sequence MKLQSIILFLSFSLSLIHCGSIAGLTGTSTDNNEKTSQALLLSLLAANSITNQDTYTSVSQPDLDFRIEFNTPSNSQSSVSTDPKIYVKFSSEVDTITVNTSSVSLFESTNQISFKIEFDSANSFSIKPNEPLKTKTAYTVKINKSVTGKNGTSLSDDFSWSFTTLESELVFKIESNTPSNSQSNISTDPRIYVKFSSEVDTATVSSSSVSLYESTNQLTFKIEYDSVDSFFIIPYGLLKINKTYTVKISKSVTGKNGKSLSDDYSWSFTTFNSEPDSGSVITLAGSGSSGNTDATGASASFSSPQHLVMNVAETFLYITDTGNHRIRTVSLSSGTVSTAAGSTLGYTAATGVAARFNSPKGIFRIAGDTFFISDSGNNSIRRMTVGNAVTNNFGTNTNAAGFVISTSTTAQRYRNPEGFAVDFLSGNQYVVDTGNHCIRRSTNASTGSSNSVPNTSCFAGASPSGGLGTSGFVNGLTTAARFNNPKGIAIDYVGNIFVADSGNHSIRMITSAGVVTTIAGSGSAGYTNGKGSEATFNNPSDIAIDGLNAIYVADTGNCSIRKLVLDSSKTSAYVTTFSGATTDVTSGNCGFVNGTRLSARFNSPRGLWVATNGKVYVTDTGNHSIRIISE from the coding sequence ATGAAATTACAATCAATTATCCTTTTCTTGTCTTTTAGCTTATCCTTGATTCATTGTGGCAGTATAGCTGGTCTTACAGGAACTAGTACCGACAATAATGAAAAAACTAGCCAGGCATTATTGCTAAGTTTGCTGGCAGCGAATTCCATAACGAACCAAGATACATATACTTCGGTGTCTCAGCCTGATTTAGATTTTAGAATTGAATTTAATACGCCTTCGAATTCACAATCGAGTGTTAGCACCGATCCGAAAATCTATGTAAAATTTTCATCGGAAGTAGATACTATTACCGTAAACACCTCATCCGTTAGTCTATTTGAGTCAACAAATCAAATAAGCTTCAAAATTGAATTTGATTCAGCAAATTCATTTTCTATAAAGCCAAATGAACCTTTAAAAACAAAGACAGCTTATACAGTAAAAATAAATAAATCTGTTACCGGAAAAAATGGAACATCACTTTCTGATGATTTTAGTTGGAGTTTCACTACATTAGAATCGGAATTAGTTTTTAAAATTGAATCTAATACGCCTTCGAATTCACAATCAAATATTAGCACTGATCCAAGAATCTATGTAAAATTTTCATCAGAAGTAGATACTGCTACTGTAAGCAGTTCCTCTGTTAGCCTATATGAGTCAACAAATCAATTAACCTTCAAGATTGAATATGATTCAGTGGATTCCTTTTTTATAATACCTTATGGGCTTTTAAAAATAAATAAAACCTATACTGTAAAAATTAGTAAATCTGTTACAGGAAAAAATGGAAAATCACTTTCTGATGATTATAGTTGGAGTTTCACTACATTCAATTCGGAGCCAGATTCAGGGAGTGTAATAACGCTTGCAGGCAGTGGTTCATCGGGTAATACGGATGCTACTGGAGCTAGTGCAAGTTTTAGTAGCCCTCAACATTTAGTAATGAATGTTGCCGAAACTTTTTTATATATTACGGATACAGGGAATCATCGGATAAGAACCGTTAGTCTCTCATCTGGGACAGTTTCAACTGCGGCAGGATCAACGTTAGGTTACACAGCTGCTACTGGAGTTGCGGCCAGATTTAATTCTCCAAAGGGAATCTTTAGAATCGCAGGAGATACTTTTTTTATTTCTGATAGCGGCAACAATAGTATAAGAAGAATGACTGTTGGCAATGCTGTTACTAATAATTTTGGAACTAATACCAATGCTGCTGGTTTTGTTATTTCAACAAGCACAACAGCACAGAGATATAGAAATCCAGAAGGCTTTGCAGTAGATTTTCTTTCTGGAAATCAATATGTCGTAGATACGGGTAATCATTGTATCCGAAGATCGACTAACGCTTCCACTGGAAGTTCTAATTCTGTTCCGAATACATCCTGCTTTGCTGGCGCATCACCCTCAGGAGGATTGGGAACTTCTGGATTTGTCAATGGATTAACTACTGCAGCTAGATTTAACAATCCAAAGGGAATTGCTATTGATTATGTTGGAAATATTTTTGTTGCAGATTCTGGAAATCATAGCATTAGAATGATTACATCTGCTGGAGTAGTTACTACCATCGCAGGCAGTGGTTCGGCAGGCTATACAAATGGAAAAGGTTCAGAGGCAACTTTCAATAATCCGTCAGATATTGCTATTGATGGGTTGAATGCAATTTATGTAGCGGATACAGGTAACTGTTCAATTCGAAAACTAGTATTAGATAGCTCAAAAACGAGTGCCTATGTTACAACATTTTCGGGAGCTACTACTGATGTTACTTCTGGCAATTGTGGATTTGTAAATGGCACAAGATTGTCGGCAAGGTTTAATAGCCCACGAGGTTTATGGGTTGCGACTAATGGAAAAGTTTATGTAACTGATACGGGAAATCATTCCATTCGAATAATTTCAGAGTGA
- a CDS encoding efflux RND transporter permease subunit — translation MIEKLIEFSIKKKFLILTLGFLISILGVYASSKLSVDAVPDVTNVQVSAVTVSPGLSPLLVEQLITNPIELALMGIPGATEIRSISRTGVSSVTVIFEDSVNIWFARQLVNERLKVAEKEIPSEYGLPELAPVATALGDIYEFVLTSDRHSPMELRTFIDWELSKKIKSVPGVIEVNTIGGEAKEFQIIIDPRNLVTHNLTLSKIYEKIKSANTNTGGGYIIKGKEQFVIRGEGQFEGIDEISRVAVRTAEDGTPLLLGQIAKVKIGAALRFGIASKNQKEVVGATIIMLLGENSREVVDRVKIKISEIEMTLPPGMKIEPFYDRSEFINRALSTIFTNLTEGALLVLITLIITLGTFKGGAIVAMAIPVSMLIAVIFMKQLDVVGNLMSLGALDFGLLVDGSVVMLESVMAGFVTKKYLFEKPMNKYEIAELTENIILENCSRVGRAAAFSVAIIMLVYLPLMALEGVEGRMIRPMAITVALALGAALLFSITIFPASLAVAFQQPIFHKSKHWVFIEDKYKIILNWGFAQKKKIILFSISLVMFSLLISTTLGSEFIPRIDEGEFDMDVKRLPSTSINYSRDLNFEIEKILSEFPEIKSVVSRVGRGESAADPLGTDETSVMIKLHDKSKWKTADNREDLMTIIKEKVLSTIPSSYISMSQPIENRVNALLAGSKADIVVKVYGDDLHKLKKIGDEISDIMKDVPGTGDIRVQRILGLPVLRINANYDLMARYGVSASEILRTVEMLRVGTNAGKIFEGMKRFDLVLRLDLAVVNDIREINNIPIMTASGKTIPLGQVADIEMIESAASIQREGLKRRLFVEVNIRGRDLVGYIKEAQDKTKNLIKNLPAGYEVKWGGQFENFTRAKNRLILVVPIALAIIFGMLILAFGNIFYAVGVFMVVPLAASGGILSLIMRGLPFSIPAGVGFIAVSGISVLNGVVYASTLQSKLKEGIELSKAVRIAALESLRPILTTELIAAIGFIPMAISNMAGAEVQRPLATVVIGGVMVATILSSILLPITMEYLLNKAEEREKRKRIKFEKNKENRIQLL, via the coding sequence ATGATTGAGAAACTTATTGAATTTTCGATTAAGAAAAAATTTCTAATTCTAACTCTAGGATTTCTAATATCAATTCTTGGAGTTTACGCATCATCAAAACTATCCGTGGATGCAGTTCCCGATGTAACTAACGTTCAAGTATCCGCTGTGACAGTCTCACCCGGACTTTCTCCTTTACTTGTAGAGCAATTGATTACAAATCCAATTGAGCTAGCGTTAATGGGAATTCCCGGAGCTACAGAGATTCGTTCCATATCTAGAACAGGCGTTAGCAGTGTGACTGTGATATTCGAAGACAGTGTCAATATTTGGTTTGCCAGACAGTTGGTAAACGAAAGACTAAAAGTTGCTGAAAAAGAAATACCATCAGAATACGGTTTACCAGAGTTAGCCCCTGTTGCAACGGCACTGGGGGACATTTATGAATTTGTATTAACTTCCGATAGACATTCTCCTATGGAACTTAGAACTTTTATTGATTGGGAATTATCAAAAAAAATAAAATCTGTTCCGGGTGTAATTGAAGTAAATACGATAGGTGGCGAAGCAAAAGAGTTTCAGATAATAATAGATCCACGAAATTTGGTTACGCATAATTTAACTTTATCTAAAATTTATGAAAAAATAAAAAGTGCCAATACAAATACAGGCGGCGGTTATATTATAAAGGGAAAGGAACAATTTGTTATTCGAGGTGAAGGTCAGTTTGAAGGAATAGATGAAATTTCCCGTGTAGCAGTTCGAACCGCTGAGGATGGAACCCCATTACTTCTTGGACAAATTGCGAAAGTAAAAATAGGTGCAGCATTACGTTTTGGGATTGCTAGTAAAAATCAGAAAGAAGTGGTAGGGGCAACTATTATTATGCTACTAGGCGAAAATTCGAGAGAAGTAGTAGATCGAGTCAAAATTAAAATTTCGGAAATCGAAATGACGCTCCCACCGGGTATGAAAATAGAACCTTTTTATGATAGATCGGAATTTATTAACCGAGCTTTATCTACAATTTTTACAAACCTTACCGAAGGAGCACTTCTTGTATTAATAACCTTAATTATTACTCTAGGAACATTCAAAGGCGGAGCGATAGTTGCCATGGCAATACCTGTCTCTATGTTAATCGCTGTAATATTTATGAAACAGTTAGATGTGGTAGGAAATTTAATGAGTCTAGGTGCCTTAGATTTTGGATTACTAGTCGATGGCTCCGTTGTTATGTTAGAATCTGTAATGGCAGGATTTGTAACAAAAAAGTATTTATTCGAAAAGCCGATGAATAAATATGAAATTGCCGAATTAACAGAAAATATTATTTTAGAAAATTGTAGTAGAGTTGGTCGGGCAGCAGCATTTTCAGTAGCAATTATTATGCTTGTCTATCTACCTTTAATGGCATTAGAAGGAGTCGAAGGACGTATGATTCGTCCAATGGCGATTACAGTTGCTTTGGCGCTCGGAGCAGCCCTCTTATTTTCTATTACAATTTTCCCCGCAAGCCTTGCTGTTGCATTTCAACAACCTATTTTTCATAAGAGTAAACATTGGGTATTTATAGAAGATAAATATAAAATTATTTTAAATTGGGGATTTGCGCAGAAGAAAAAAATTATATTATTTTCTATTTCACTTGTAATGTTTTCCCTACTCATTTCCACAACGTTAGGTTCTGAATTTATTCCTCGCATCGATGAAGGAGAGTTTGATATGGATGTGAAAAGACTACCTTCAACATCAATCAATTATTCGAGAGATTTAAATTTTGAAATAGAAAAAATACTCTCAGAATTTCCCGAAATTAAAAGCGTTGTCTCACGTGTTGGACGTGGTGAAAGTGCGGCAGATCCTCTCGGAACAGATGAGACTAGTGTGATGATAAAATTACACGATAAGAGTAAATGGAAAACTGCGGATAATCGCGAGGATTTAATGACTATCATCAAAGAAAAAGTTTTATCCACTATTCCTTCTAGTTATATTAGTATGTCTCAGCCAATAGAAAATAGAGTTAACGCCTTATTAGCCGGTTCCAAAGCAGATATTGTAGTTAAAGTATATGGAGATGATCTCCATAAGTTAAAAAAGATTGGAGATGAAATTTCAGACATTATGAAAGATGTCCCAGGAACTGGGGATATTCGAGTTCAAAGAATTTTAGGACTTCCTGTTCTTCGAATCAATGCGAATTATGATTTGATGGCAAGATATGGAGTCTCTGCTTCAGAAATTTTACGAACTGTTGAAATGCTTCGGGTCGGCACGAATGCAGGAAAAATTTTTGAAGGAATGAAACGATTTGATCTTGTTCTTCGTTTGGATTTGGCAGTAGTAAATGATATTCGCGAAATAAATAATATTCCTATCATGACAGCATCTGGAAAAACAATACCACTCGGTCAGGTTGCGGATATTGAGATGATAGAGTCCGCAGCATCCATTCAAAGGGAAGGATTAAAAAGACGATTGTTTGTCGAAGTAAATATTCGAGGACGCGATCTCGTTGGATATATTAAAGAAGCTCAAGATAAGACAAAGAATCTAATAAAAAATTTGCCAGCAGGCTATGAAGTAAAATGGGGAGGTCAGTTTGAAAATTTTACAAGAGCAAAGAATCGGTTAATACTCGTTGTCCCCATAGCACTTGCCATTATTTTTGGAATGCTAATTTTAGCTTTTGGAAATATTTTTTATGCAGTAGGTGTTTTTATGGTAGTGCCCCTCGCTGCATCCGGTGGAATTTTAAGTTTAATAATGCGAGGTCTCCCATTTAGTATACCTGCAGGAGTTGGATTCATTGCAGTTAGCGGCATATCAGTATTAAACGGTGTGGTCTATGCTTCAACTTTGCAAAGTAAATTAAAAGAAGGAATTGAATTGTCGAAAGCGGTACGCATTGCTGCTTTAGAATCCCTTCGACCGATATTAACAACCGAATTAATTGCTGCAATTGGGTTTATTCCAATGGCGATTTCAAATATGGCTGGAGCTGAAGTTCAGAGACCTCTTGCAACAGTCGTCATTGGAGGAGTAATGGTGGCAACTATTCTATCATCTATACTGCTTCCAATTACCATGGAGTATCTTCTCAACAAAGCAGAAGAAAGAGAGAAGAGGAAACGTATTAAATTTGAAAAAAATAAAGAGAATCGTATTCAATTACTCTAA
- a CDS encoding RelA/SpoT domain-containing protein, with amino-acid sequence MEEQILNRIITFYKEKQGVYEEYCNAMKNLLVHLLNNNGYKYQISHRVKSIDSLEKKIRKKSKEGIEINQLEDINDLAGVRIVFYLESDKNKFVSDLYRELTPKKLKLKERHIEKGYRSTHVIAALGQKRLILGEYKKFKGLKCEIQLTSALYHAWSEIEHDIFYKPCFQEKEYRADIIKLKKELENVMTEYIQKASDIFEYISKKVNERK; translated from the coding sequence ATGGAAGAACAAATCTTGAATCGAATTATTACTTTTTACAAAGAGAAGCAAGGAGTATATGAAGAATACTGCAATGCAATGAAGAATTTATTGGTTCATCTTTTAAATAATAACGGATACAAATACCAGATTTCTCATCGAGTAAAATCAATAGATAGTCTGGAAAAGAAAATTCGAAAGAAAAGCAAAGAAGGAATAGAGATAAACCAACTTGAGGATATTAATGATTTGGCAGGAGTTAGGATTGTATTCTACTTAGAAAGTGATAAAAATAAATTTGTATCTGATTTATATAGGGAGCTTACTCCTAAAAAATTGAAATTAAAAGAGCGTCATATAGAAAAAGGTTATCGCTCAACACATGTAATTGCCGCGCTTGGGCAAAAAAGGCTAATTCTTGGAGAATATAAAAAATTCAAAGGATTAAAATGCGAGATTCAATTAACTTCTGCACTATATCATGCATGGTCAGAAATTGAACACGATATTTTTTACAAACCCTGTTTTCAAGAAAAGGAATACCGCGCAGATATTATTAAATTAAAAAAAGAATTGGAAAATGTCATGACAGAGTATATTCAAAAAGCTTCTGATATTTTTGAATATATTTCTAAGAAAGTGAATGAAAGGAAATAA
- a CDS encoding OmpA family protein: protein MIYRKVIIILFLGLLQFCGTTKQIDIYNPFPNKEVIIEQKDVSCADTYEIKLWYGFYGSYPINNVNVRELFPSPDYTYSIEQNATVGDKILSFFTGLFFSISRKTLLIKTCRPIARETESPDSRFSEEKSDLMDTEFSSKIEELEKEISFLKGKISGIETTVGWMNPPSQDIAQRGESKIPSFEANIGNSILKNSEQTSTEVTHHFLLFKTGSALVTKNELGKLQKLKTVFNKPWSKILIIGSADTSGNFKSNLNLSWKRALEVKNLLVAEGISPQRILISGAGERKQTEESKVVEVTRRVDIYFVNGGVK, encoded by the coding sequence ATGATTTACCGTAAGGTGATCATTATCTTATTTTTAGGACTTCTCCAATTTTGCGGAACTACTAAGCAAATTGATATTTACAATCCATTTCCAAATAAAGAAGTCATCATAGAACAAAAAGATGTATCTTGTGCGGATACTTATGAAATTAAACTTTGGTATGGGTTTTATGGATCCTATCCAATAAACAATGTGAATGTTCGAGAATTATTTCCATCACCGGATTACACGTATTCGATAGAGCAAAATGCTACCGTTGGGGATAAAATTTTGTCTTTTTTTACAGGTCTTTTTTTTTCCATAAGTCGAAAAACTTTATTAATAAAAACCTGCCGACCAATTGCAAGAGAAACTGAATCTCCAGATTCTAGATTTTCTGAAGAAAAATCAGACTTAATGGATACAGAATTTAGTTCAAAAATTGAAGAACTTGAAAAAGAAATTTCTTTTTTAAAAGGTAAAATTTCTGGAATTGAGACTACGGTTGGTTGGATGAATCCACCATCTCAAGATATTGCACAAAGAGGCGAGAGTAAAATTCCTTCTTTTGAGGCTAATATCGGTAATTCAATTCTGAAAAATTCTGAGCAAACTTCAACGGAAGTGACGCATCATTTTCTTTTATTTAAAACTGGATCTGCTTTAGTTACTAAAAATGAACTGGGTAAACTTCAAAAATTAAAAACAGTATTTAACAAACCTTGGTCAAAAATTCTAATAATCGGATCTGCTGATACCTCAGGAAATTTTAAATCAAATCTAAACCTATCATGGAAACGTGCGCTTGAAGTTAAAAATTTATTAGTAGCAGAGGGAATTAGCCCTCAAAGAATTCTAATCTCAGGAGCAGGAGAAAGAAAACAAACAGAAGAATCCAAAGTAGTAGAAGTAACTAGACGCGTTGATATCTACTTTGTGAATGGAGGAGTAAAATGA
- a CDS encoding bifunctional alpha,alpha-trehalose-phosphate synthase (UDP-forming)/trehalose-phosphatase, with product MSESYKRLIIAAYRIPFKIETTNGETRLIQNSGGLVSAILSLSSKMKETGIMKKDNKILWFGYSDTFFEDNSSENLSDDSFEVYPVQINPDINDPYYGGFCNSTIWPLFHYYPYLTKFENHYYEAYLQANELFYEQLKKVIQPGDLVWVHDYQLMKLPTLIRNDFPDISIGFFLHIPFPTYEVFRILPKDWKNEILNGLLGADLIGFHTSDYTNYFLQCVERELGYKTKNLQIFAGNRLVKAENFPIGIDYDRFHDMYDNSSVMQKRTTLLNESNGKKILFSVDRLDYSKGLVHRLNGFEQFLLDHPEWEGKIIFYMVVVPSRDSILQYQALKHELEETIGRINGKYGDFNWRPIIYLYRSLSFTELIACYTAADIALITPIRDGMNLVAKEFVASRKDNKGVLILSEKAGAATELNGALLINAFDKVATAKAILQAIEMPVSEQYDRMKLMQYRVKTYNVFRWADEFLDQLREVKEIQKKVNTNMLTKKHLANILEKYNNAKKRLILLDYDGTLVDIQDNPSKVIPSIEALNIIKKLAEDKNNTIVIITGREQEYISRWFGDMDVSIYAEHGSFFKEPKSKEWMSFFNDDQTWKKEIQPILEVYVEKANGSFLEEKVSSLAWHYRNVDLDYGFAVMRELLDSLKNRITPEMNIHVLDGKKVIEIKQNGCDKGSACKRMISSNDFDFIISIGDDITDEDMFNSLPPDAFSFKVGYGLTHAKMNLQSPADVIRLLQNLNSNESKYRWQIL from the coding sequence ATGAGTGAAAGCTATAAAAGACTAATCATTGCCGCCTATCGCATTCCATTTAAGATAGAAACTACGAATGGAGAGACGAGGTTAATACAAAATTCTGGCGGACTTGTATCCGCGATCCTTTCTCTTTCAAGCAAAATGAAAGAAACAGGGATAATGAAGAAGGATAATAAAATACTTTGGTTTGGTTACTCGGATACTTTTTTTGAGGATAATAGCTCAGAGAATTTATCTGACGATTCCTTTGAAGTATATCCTGTACAAATTAATCCCGATATAAATGATCCCTATTATGGCGGGTTTTGTAATAGTACGATCTGGCCTTTATTTCACTATTACCCTTACCTTACAAAATTCGAAAATCATTACTACGAGGCTTATTTACAGGCGAATGAATTATTCTATGAGCAATTAAAAAAAGTGATTCAACCAGGGGACTTAGTCTGGGTACATGATTATCAGCTTATGAAGTTACCCACTCTTATCCGCAATGATTTTCCCGATATTTCTATTGGTTTTTTTCTACATATACCTTTTCCTACATATGAGGTATTTCGAATCCTTCCTAAAGATTGGAAAAATGAAATTCTCAATGGACTCTTGGGAGCTGATTTGATTGGGTTTCATACAAGTGATTATACGAATTATTTTCTTCAATGTGTCGAACGTGAGTTAGGATATAAAACTAAAAACTTACAGATATTTGCAGGAAATAGACTAGTGAAGGCAGAAAACTTTCCGATTGGAATTGATTATGATAGGTTTCACGATATGTATGATAATTCTTCCGTAATGCAAAAAAGAACTACTTTATTAAATGAATCTAATGGCAAGAAAATTCTATTTTCTGTGGATAGACTTGATTATTCGAAAGGATTAGTGCATCGACTAAATGGGTTCGAACAATTTCTACTCGATCATCCTGAATGGGAAGGAAAAATCATTTTTTACATGGTAGTTGTTCCTTCTAGAGATTCTATTCTTCAATACCAAGCTTTAAAACATGAATTGGAAGAAACCATTGGTCGGATAAATGGAAAATACGGAGACTTTAACTGGCGCCCGATAATTTATTTATATCGTTCCCTAAGCTTCACGGAGCTAATAGCATGTTATACGGCAGCGGATATTGCATTGATTACTCCAATTCGCGATGGAATGAATTTAGTGGCAAAGGAATTTGTAGCTAGCAGAAAAGATAATAAGGGCGTCTTAATATTAAGCGAAAAAGCTGGAGCAGCTACAGAACTAAATGGAGCCTTGCTTATTAATGCGTTCGATAAAGTGGCAACTGCAAAAGCAATTCTTCAGGCGATTGAAATGCCAGTGTCAGAACAATATGACCGAATGAAATTAATGCAATATAGAGTTAAAACATACAATGTTTTTCGATGGGCAGACGAATTTTTAGATCAATTAAGGGAAGTTAAGGAAATACAGAAAAAAGTGAATACTAATATGTTAACAAAAAAACACTTAGCAAATATTCTTGAAAAATATAATAATGCAAAAAAAAGACTCATACTCTTAGACTATGATGGCACATTAGTGGATATTCAAGATAATCCGTCAAAAGTTATTCCGAGTATTGAAGCATTAAATATAATCAAAAAATTAGCGGAGGATAAGAACAATACTATTGTCATTATAACTGGACGGGAGCAGGAGTATATTTCAAGATGGTTTGGCGATATGGACGTCTCTATTTATGCAGAACATGGATCTTTTTTTAAGGAGCCCAAATCAAAAGAATGGATGTCCTTCTTCAATGATGACCAAACTTGGAAAAAAGAAATTCAACCGATATTAGAAGTCTATGTAGAAAAAGCAAACGGATCTTTTTTAGAAGAAAAAGTTTCTTCTCTTGCCTGGCATTATCGAAACGTAGACTTAGATTATGGATTTGCCGTTATGCGTGAATTATTAGACTCCTTGAAAAATAGAATTACCCCTGAAATGAATATACATGTTCTGGATGGTAAAAAGGTTATTGAAATTAAACAAAATGGGTGTGATAAAGGTAGCGCTTGCAAAAGGATGATCTCATCCAATGATTTTGATTTTATTATTTCTATCGGAGATGATATTACTGATGAAGATATGTTTAACTCTCTACCGCCTGACGCTTTTTCGTTCAAAGTTGGATATGGCTTAACTCATGCCAAAATGAATCTTCAAAGTCCTGCCGACGTTATAAGGCTATTACAAAACCTGAATTCGAATGAATCTAAATATAGATGGCAAATTCTTTAA
- a CDS encoding diguanylate cyclase has product MKYSNRGIPSFLKILLFMLCLFVMLGIFYIDIKFLPNEITLLLPYVLLVSVVTFYVGNKTGFIFAWIAIFFWIASSSNFLKNLSYILYFNAIIKSIFIFLQYILIVFLKKKYQEVESLSFVDELTGLRNRRGFNIFADYELNSIKRRKESISLLFIDIDNFKKINDTMGHGEGDKVLKEVGNVFRNILRKGDIAARFGGDEFCILLSNVDKNGTQIISERIIRRFHDSCIEAKWPTTLSIGILNTDKESNLEDLIKKGDALMYRAKMNGKNGIEYEEI; this is encoded by the coding sequence ATGAAATATTCGAATAGAGGTATTCCTTCTTTTTTAAAAATATTACTCTTTATGCTATGCTTATTTGTTATGCTTGGAATTTTTTATATTGATATTAAATTTTTACCAAATGAAATAACCTTACTTTTACCTTACGTACTATTAGTTTCTGTAGTCACATTTTATGTAGGAAATAAAACAGGATTTATTTTTGCTTGGATTGCTATTTTTTTCTGGATAGCATCTTCCTCAAATTTTCTTAAAAATTTATCTTACATTCTTTATTTCAACGCAATTATAAAATCCATTTTCATCTTTCTTCAATACATTCTAATAGTCTTCCTCAAAAAAAAATATCAAGAAGTAGAGTCCCTCTCTTTTGTAGATGAATTAACAGGACTCAGAAACCGAAGGGGTTTTAATATTTTTGCAGATTATGAATTAAATAGTATAAAACGAAGAAAGGAATCTATTTCACTTCTATTCATAGACATCGATAATTTCAAAAAAATCAATGATACAATGGGACATGGAGAAGGAGATAAAGTTCTTAAAGAAGTGGGTAACGTTTTTCGAAATATCCTTCGTAAGGGTGATATAGCTGCCAGATTTGGCGGCGACGAATTTTGCATCTTATTGTCAAATGTTGATAAGAATGGAACCCAAATAATATCTGAGCGAATCATAAGAAGATTTCATGATTCTTGCATTGAGGCTAAATGGCCAACTACCTTAAGCATTGGAATATTAAACACAGACAAAGAAAGTAACTTAGAAGACTTAATAAAAAAAGGAGATGCGCTCATGTATAGGGCAAAGATGAACGGAAAAAATGGAATTGAATATGAAGAAATTTAA